The DNA sequence gttaaacataaacttACCATGCAACCTAACAATTCTACTCCTAGAGAAATGACAACACACATAACATACAAAGACACTTACATGAacgttcatagcaacattatccAAAATAGCTAAGAACTGGAAACACAAATGACTGTCAGCTGATATTGAATAGATCAGCAAAAAAGATGGTATATCTGTACAGTGGGATACTGTTCAGCAACCAAAGAGAGCAAACAGCCCCATTGCTACAGCGTAGATGAACCTCAAAAGGtttagaatgaatgaaaaaagccagaagcgaaagaccacatattatagcatttatataaaatgtccagaaaaggcaaatttatagaCCGAAAGCAGACCAGTGGTTGCCCAGGGTTGGAGCTGGAGGCTGGACTGCAAACAAGCAGGAGGGACCTTTCTAGACTGATGGAAAGGTTCCGGAACTGACTGTAGTGATGGTGGTACAACTCTGGAaatcactgaattttttaaaaattgcattttttttaaaaaattatttttttattttagttggtgaggggcagagagagagagagtcttaagcagattcctcGCAGAGCACGGGTCCtgctgcggggctccatctcaagatcctgagatcagggtcctgagatcacaacctgagaggAAAGCAAGAGTTGGTAGCTgaattgactgtgccacccaggagccccccaaaaTTCATGATTTGAGGGGATGGTAATAATGTAGGTGACCTGTTAGGATATTATGGTATATCCCAGGGACTCCTAAGAGAAAAAAGGCAGCAAGACAGCTTCCATTTTCAGAgttccaaaagagaaaaatgccagCCCAGGCCAGGATGAGATGGGGGAGGTGCAGGAACCGGGCAGGTGTGACGGGAGTGCAGAGCCTAAGGAGTGGGAGCCCCAAAGCCTTAGCTTCCAGACTGCAGGGAAGAAGCAGTCACTGTCCCCGACTGTGCCTACAGCTTTGGAGCTTGAGTCTGAAGCACCGGAGTGTTGAACTATGGGGTGGTTTAAAACGCCATCGGCATGTTAGCAAGAAACAGCAACCATCTCGTAACATCAGCCAACCCCAGGCCCTGGATCCACTTGCCCCATCACTTTCGCTTCCTTTTGTAAATTGTAAAGCACTCGCAGTCTAAGATATTTCATGAGATTATATGAAGCCGTGACGTCCAGCGGACACGAGATGCCGGGCAAGTCCGGCGCTGTGAGAACCGGGGCGGGGTAAGGTGGTCAGGACCAGTCCACCCAGCCCACAGCCCTCAAACTGGGGATAGGGTCAAAACGCAGCAGCAATCGCGGCCTGCAGGGGGCGCCCGGACGTAACGCGCGGCCCGCTCCTCCCAGAGGCCCCGCCCCATCACGTGCTCGCGGCGTCGCGTCACACCCGGAAGCGGCGGCTGAAGCAGAGTCGGGAGCAATGAGCGGGGAGCCGGGGCCGACGTCTGAAGCGCCCCCTCCCGGGGAAATTGAACCGGGTAGTGGGGTACGCATCGTGGTGGAGTACTGGTGAGCGTCTCCAGCCCGTGGGGTGTCCCGACCGAACGGGGGTGGGTCCAAGGGAGGCCCCTCCTCCGAAACCCAGGCAGAGCCCAAGCATCTTGTCCCTAGTGAACCTTGCGGTTTTGAGGCGACCTACCTGGAGCTGGCGAGTGCCGTGAAGGAGCAGTACCCCGGCATTGAGATCGAGTCGCGCCTGGGGGGCACAGGTGAGGCCCGCAGAACACCTGCTGAGTCAGTGTTCTAAATCTCAACTCTCCCACTTTCTAGCCCTGGAACTGGCTGTTTTATATAGTGTCCagcagtgtctggcacagagtaaaACGTCCGACCAACTCGAGGCCCCTTCCAAAGGTGAGGGCGGGGGACACAGATGAAACCTGTAGGGAAAAATGGGTGAGACTGCAGAAGTGTAgggttggaggggagggagcgcTTCTTTGAATTATGAACCCAGAGTTCAGAGGACACACAGGTAACTCCTCCCAGGGGTTCCTTTGGCTTGAGCCGGGTTTGGGAAGTGGCTCAGAGAACTAGTCTCTCGTGGGGTCGGTGGAGACAGAAAGGAGCCTGCGAAGAGTCCAAGGAGTGTGAGAGCCTCTCCTTACATGCCTGTTGTCAGCGTCcggttcattcttttatttaatacCAGGTGCCTTTGAGATCGAAATCAATGGACAGCTGGTGTTCTCCAAGCTGGAAAATGGGGGCTTCCCTTATGAGAAAGATGTGAGTATTTACAATGTCAGGAGGCCCCGGTTCACCCTTCCCCTGCAATGGATCATTCCATTCCACCTCTGCCCTCTAGCTCATTGAGGCCATCCGAAGAGCCAGTAACGGAGAACCCCTAGAAAAGATCACCAACAGCCGTCCTCCGTGCGTCATCCTGTAATTACACGTGATTCTGGGTTCCTGCTCAGTTTTGGGACCCAAGCCATGGTCTCCTGTCTGGTCCTGCTGAGGGCTCCCCACTGCCTCTTTCCCCTCACCTGGGTCCTGGTAAGCTAAAAGACTCTGGCCTCCACTTTGTCCCTTTGGATACCAAGAGGGAATAGAAGCTGCGGTGGTCTTGGGGATGGGAGAGAGACCTTCTCCATGGACATTTCCACAGCCGCCTTATACCCCCTTCCCAGGATCAGCGCCCAAGTCTGCTCCCCACTCCAGCTCAGCTGTACTGGTCAAATGCCACCACAGTTCTAACTCTACCTTCCACTAGCCCTGGGCAATGTCAGCTATTGGCAATAAAGTGGCACTGCAAACCCCTGTACCAATCTAGtgtgtttttatgtttgtgtgtgtggggggttggTAGCATAGGGACCTGCCCAGCCTTTATACCACCAGGGGGGCTCTGCTGAGTGGGTGGGCTTTTTTGGGATAGTTACTTCTAGTTCAATGATTTCCTCACTCATAACCAAGGGAAGGAAAACGAGTCACACAGTATGTATTACCCCCCCCCCAAAGGGAGGAAACAACCCCCATTCCAGTGGGTGGCCTTAGGAACTCATTATTTCTAAACCAGAATGATCTGGTTGTCAAAGGGCTTTCAGATTAAAATCCCAACTTGAAGattccaccccccccaacccaaaAGCCAGGAAACAGGAGGATAGTCTTCTCATTCAAGCTTTCTGGATTCCTAGCCACTCCCTCCAAATAAGATGACTTGAGTATAAGTTAGGCAGGGGGTAAGGGTTGGCACAGAGCCACCCCAGACACAGGCTGATGCCCagctattttccaaaatatatttgcaaatggagAAAGTGGGTATGGAGAAAGGACACTCTTACCCCTACCCCAGGGTCCCACCCCTCTCCACAACACCCGCTCTCCCGGAGTccttatttcatctttttaaaaaaagtaaaaacaaaacaagaaaagcacTCTGTACAAGGACTGATCTGGCAGCTTTGCTGCTCCCGTCTTCCAGGGCGCAGAGCTAGGTCTCAGGGACAGTCTCTGAATGGGCTGCTcttgcttaagactctcccttaGAGCCTCCTCCCCTTCAGAGGCCCAGCTTCCCCATGTCCTTCAATGTCAAAGAGCTGGAATAAGTGAGCTGCTCCCTCAGGTGAGGAGACTGGCTGTGGCATCCATGGGACCAAAGAGTTGGCTGGGCAGGGTTCCAACGTCGCTCAAGACTCCGCAGTGTTGTCCCCTCGACCAACCAGGCTGAGCCCCTCTCTGGGACTTGGAGGAGGAAGGTTGGTTCCCAGTGCAGCAGGATGCCCTGGATTCAGGGCCAAGGGCCCATTTCCTGCCTCACCCCAACTCGGGCCAGAAGTCAGGCCTTCCCCACTCCCTGAGGGTTCGGCAGGGCCTCGGCAGACTTGGACTTCTGGTTCACACTGGCACATCCAGGCCCAGGTACTCAGGGTTCTCTGCTGTAGGGGTCCCTTCAAAGGTGCTGGGTGGAGAGCCCCGCTCTGATGGGTCCTGGTCCCAGTAATAGAGGTTGTCAAAGGCTGGACTGAAGGCTGGAGGAGGGTGGGGCTGAGGGGCAGCCCTGCCCCGGGGTACCAAGTACTCAGGGTTCTCCACAGCACTCCCAAAGGCAAAAATGTCTTTGGCAACCCCATTCTTGCCAGGGGAGAGAGTCTTGGGGGACAGAGTCTTGGGCCTTTCCAGAGTGGCACCGGCAGGTCGAGGAGGCGGCAGAGGGCCTTCTAGGGGTGAGGGGGGCTGCGGCCAAACCTCCGGCTGGTTCACGTATTCTGAAAGGGCAAGGGGGGGGTGCCTTGTTAGGGGAAGGAACCCATGAGTCCCCATTGCTACCACTGCCCCCAACACTCCCAACTTCCTCCTGCACTTCCCTCCCAATCTCTCAGGTTGGGCCTGGATTCCATACCAGGCTGGGGGCTGCAGGTCAGGGGGGCAACGTAGCCATCAGTCTCTGCGGGCAGGGGTGCAGTAGGGTCCTCGCTGTACCGCTGTAGAGGGCCGGGGTCCTGTGGGGGAAGGCTCTGCAGCCCCTTGGCTGCCCCCATTCCCAAGTCGCCATCAAACACGTCAGAGCCAGCCCCCTCTGAGGGTGCCCGTGGAGACTTGGGGGGCTCCTCCTCGGAGGGCTCCAGTCCCAGTGTCAGCTCACCACCGCCACTCTGGAGACGAGAGGGGGTTGTGATGGGGTTATTCATGGATCTGGGATGGAGACTCCAAGGGAAGTGACAAGATCACAGGAGATAAACAGGTCACCACTGGGGTTTGAAACAGTCACCGTGGAGAGAAAGAGGTCAAGGGCTGGAAGGCAGTAGGAGTCCTCAGGAATGGTGGGGTCTCCATGAGAGGTGACAGGGGGTGACACGAGAAAGGGACCCTAGTGCGTGGGGGAGGTAAGTACGTCCACCCACCACAGTGTGACCGAGCGCACTGACCCGCGTGGACGAGCTGCGGTGCCTGCGGTGGGCTGGGCCCCCAGCACCTGGGGCAGGGTCGGGGCAGAAGAACCCCTGCTGGGGCACCAGGTACTCCTCAGCATCCACCAGGTCCCCCATGTCATCATCTTCCAGCAGCGAGCGGTAGAAGGTGCTGTCCAGCGGGCTGGCGGGGCCCACGTCTTCATTCtggggggggagggagacagCGTGGCAGCCTCTCCTCGGCCTCATGCACAGCCTCCCCGGGAAGGCTCGGGAAGGACAAGGTCTGACAGATCCAGCAAGGGCTGGGCTTGGAGGCCTGGGACCGGGaatcctctcccttcccaccctctGCGGGTGAATGCTCTTCACTCACAGGCAGGGAGCGAGGGGAAAGGCCCAGTACCTGGATGACCACGAAGCGCTGGGGGTCCCTGGCCATGCGGGAGAATTCGGCCACCAACTCCCGGAACCGTGGTCGACATTCAGAGTCTATCATCCAACCTGGGGGCAGCACAGAGCTCAGCATCTCAGTTCTGGCTGCAGCCTGTGTGCGGCCcagccccactccctccctctccagtCTGATCTAGACACCCCCAGTCTCTTGAGCGGGTGGGGTAGAGAAGACTCAGACTCAGGTCCTAAACTAGATCCTCTGAGAATCTCTACTAGTTTCCCCTTTCTATGTTGCATGTAAGTCTCTAACTAGCTGGTCTTCTAGAGCTCCTCTGGCCTGATACTGTAAAAGAGAAGTGAGACCCTTCCAAGGGCTCCTTTAACCATACTAGGGACCCTGCACTTGGTCCCCTCCCAGCTCCCTTGGAGGCCCTTCCACCCAGGACCTCTCatccctcctccaggcagccggCACAGCTCAGCCACGCACATTTGACCATGATCATGTAGACGTCAATGGTGCAGATGGGGGGCTGGGGCAGCCGTTCCCCCTTTTCCAGCAGGTCAGGGATCTCCCGGGCTGGGATCCCATCGTAAGGTTTGGCCCCAAAAGTCATCAGTTCCCACACAGTCACAcctggggcagagaagggggtagggttagagGTTGGGGTAGGGGAAGGTAGGAGGGCCCTTTAGTGCACTGAGCCCCAGAGGCTTTACCCAAGAGCCTGGCACCACgggggaaagaagggagggaggtacTGCCAAGGGGCAGAAGCCACCCAGCCTTTCCCTAGTCTCAGGGAAGTGCATAGACCCTGGCAgcccctttctttcctcccacaTTCATGCCAAAATGTCTCCATTCATTCTCCCattgcttctctcttcctccctccggGCCCTCCACCCCCGGGCCATGGATCCTTGTCCACCTCTCCTCCCAACCCTTCTGGCCACACACCGTAGCTCCACACGTCACTCTGGTGGGTGAACCGCCGGCGGAGAATGGACTCCAGCGCCATCCACTTGATGGGCACCTGGGAGAGCGAAGAAGTTCTCAAACTAGGTGTGGAGGGGACATGGCTATTCTTAGAGTTCTCCCAGGGGCCAGACCCCACCCCACCTTGCCTCACTCTGCTCCCTCCTCTAACCTTGCCCCCATCTGCGTGGTACTCGGTCTCGTCGATGTCCAGCAGCCGAGCCAGCCCAAAGTCTGTTATCTTGACATGGTTGGGACTCTTGACCAGCACATTCCGGGCAGCCAGGTCCCTGTGCACCAGCCGAACGTCCTCCAAGTAGCTCATCCCCTGTGATCAGAGGCATCGCTGTGGACCCCACTTTGGCTGTATTCTCCCAAGAAACCTCCCATCCTGGCCCTGCGTGGAGAGAGAGGCTTGCCCTCAAAGACACCGCAGAGCCCAGGTCCTCTAAGCGCGTACCTTGGCGATCTGCACACACCAGTTCAGCAGGTCCTGGGAGCCCAGGCGCCCACGGTGCTCTCGGACGTGGTCTAAGAGGCAGCCATAGGGCATAAGCTGTGTCACCAGCTGCACCGTGGATGTCAGGCAGATGCCCAGAAGGCGGGACACATATGGGGAGCCCACGCCAGCCATCACATATGCTTCCTGGTGGCAAGGTTACACACTGAGAGGGGGTGGGAGACCAGAGCCCCCCAACAACCACACACCCCTCTTGAGGGCCGAGGCATCACTGGGGACCCTCAGTCAATCCAGCCCCATCTGTCACAAACCAGAACCATGGCCCACAGCTAGGAGGTTAAGAGTCGAGGTTTGGATGACCACAACATATTTCCCCAAACCCCagtgaagagagagagaccagagccCAGACCTGCAGTCTGGGGTTCCCTCATGTACTCCCGGCTGGAGAGGGTGGAGGGGCTTACGTCCAAGATTTCT is a window from the Neovison vison isolate M4711 chromosome 5, ASM_NN_V1, whole genome shotgun sequence genome containing:
- the MIEN1 gene encoding migration and invasion enhancer 1; this translates as MSGEPGPTSEAPPPGEIEPGSGVRIVVEYCEPCGFEATYLELASAVKEQYPGIEIESRLGGTGAFEIEINGQLVFSKLENGGFPYEKDLIEAIRRASNGEPLEKITNSRPPCVIL